One Cenarchaeum symbiont of Oopsacas minuta DNA segment encodes these proteins:
- a CDS encoding bifunctional 5,10-methylene-tetrahydrofolate dehydrogenase/5,10-methylene-tetrahydrofolate cyclohydrolase — MAGVKLDGLMVAGLVKDRVKSAVSHLKNDGIEPCLATVLVGDDSASATYVHNKHIACSKVGITTRDHRMPSTTTKDELEDLIDELNADSTVHGILVQIPLPKSIDEFMIISRISPLKDVDGLTPYNVGLLAYGKSTFVPCTPMGIMEIFDHYKIPISRMNAVVINRSALVGKPIQNLLLAKDATVALCHSKTKDLPSYTQEADIIVTAVGDRDKFELKPEMIKDGAVVIDVATNRHNGVLSGDCDFDKMIQRASFVTPVPGGVGPMTIAMLLKNTVTAASLRHSVED, encoded by the coding sequence ATGGCTGGTGTAAAACTCGACGGTTTGATGGTTGCAGGGCTAGTCAAAGATAGGGTAAAAAGTGCAGTCTCTCATCTAAAAAATGACGGCATCGAACCTTGCCTTGCAACTGTGCTAGTAGGAGATGATTCAGCATCGGCAACGTACGTACATAACAAACACATAGCATGTTCAAAAGTGGGCATAACCACAAGGGATCACAGAATGCCATCAACGACCACAAAAGATGAGCTTGAAGACTTGATAGATGAGCTGAATGCAGATTCAACAGTACATGGAATTCTAGTGCAGATTCCACTGCCAAAGAGTATCGATGAGTTTATGATAATCTCACGAATATCTCCGCTTAAAGATGTAGATGGACTTACCCCATACAACGTAGGGCTCTTGGCGTATGGTAAATCTACGTTTGTTCCATGTACCCCAATGGGCATAATGGAGATATTTGATCATTACAAGATCCCCATATCTAGAATGAATGCTGTGGTAATAAATCGTAGTGCCCTAGTTGGCAAACCCATACAAAATTTACTTTTAGCAAAAGATGCTACAGTAGCATTATGTCATTCAAAGACAAAAGATCTGCCATCATATACACAAGAGGCAGACATCATCGTTACTGCAGTTGGAGATAGAGACAAATTTGAGCTAAAACCTGAGATGATAAAAGATGGTGCTGTTGTTATAGACGTAGCAACAAACAGACACAACGGGGTACTCTCTGGCGATTGTGACTTTGATAAAATGATACAAAGAGCATCATTTGTAACTCCAGTTCCAGGAGGAGTAGGTCCAATGACTATTGCAATGCTGTTAAAGAATACAGTTACTGCAGCATCTTTGAGGCATAGCGTTGAAGATTAA
- a CDS encoding 5-formyltetrahydrofolate cyclo-ligase: MKIKKKALREEYIRRRDGISSSLIKIHCDLIRSRLSRVPEFSEAKTVAGYHSIGSEVDTRDILRDLLVRNIRLCLPLTESSGRMYFMEVKDLDSDLQLGEYDILEPRPTCKQCIKQDVILVPAVCVTNRCQRIGYGMGCYDRYLSKCNAFTIGLVFESQIVKSIPLEPSDVPLDMIVSERHTYRR; this comes from the coding sequence TTGAAGATTAAAAAAAAAGCACTGCGTGAAGAATACATACGACGTAGAGATGGAATATCTTCAAGTCTTATAAAGATACACTGTGATTTAATACGTTCAAGGCTATCACGTGTGCCAGAATTTTCAGAAGCAAAGACGGTGGCAGGATATCATTCCATTGGTAGTGAAGTTGATACTAGGGATATACTACGTGATCTTCTTGTACGCAATATACGGCTGTGTCTTCCCCTAACAGAGTCTAGTGGTCGGATGTATTTTATGGAGGTAAAAGATCTTGATTCAGATTTACAGTTGGGAGAGTATGACATTTTAGAGCCACGCCCCACATGTAAGCAGTGTATAAAACAAGATGTCATACTTGTCCCAGCAGTATGTGTCACGAATAGGTGTCAGAGAATTGGATATGGTATGGGATGTTATGATAGATATTTGAGTAAATGTAATGCATTTACAATTGGGCTTGTATTTGAATCACAGATTGTAAAATCTATACCTTTGGAACCTAGTGATGTTCCACTAGATATGATTGTAAGTGAAAGACATACGTACAGACGCTAA
- a CDS encoding phosphoribosylamine--glycine ligase yields MNALVVGSGGREHAIARALQTSPKLERVYVAPGNGGTLNNISIKDTDIGALGDFASENECFTIVGPETPIAAGIADEFTKKNLPIFAPTKAASRLESSKSWAKDFMLRHKIPTAEYGVFKDAESALKFAEKLDYHLVVKADGLASGKGVIVCDGKEQTVTSIRDILGGKFGDAGTRILVEKRIMGPEMSFIAICDGANHIPLATSQDHKRIGDGNTGPNTGGMGAYSPAIIDEKHEKILNEIMVKTVNGMKSEGYPFTGFLYAGVIFENDKPYVLEFNVRMGDPECQAILPRMDFDLFEYIEACTKGTLAKMPSLRWKPQSAVCVVLASCGYPKKFPIGEPINGILNVKDSVNVYHAGTKNVNGDILTNGGRVLGVSALGKTLADAASSAYDACAKITWPSKYCRTDIGTRNF; encoded by the coding sequence GTGAACGCACTCGTTGTCGGCTCTGGCGGACGAGAACACGCTATTGCGCGTGCATTACAAACTAGCCCAAAATTAGAGCGCGTATATGTAGCACCAGGAAATGGTGGAACTTTGAACAATATATCGATCAAAGATACAGATATTGGCGCACTCGGAGATTTTGCATCAGAGAATGAATGTTTTACCATAGTAGGACCTGAAACACCCATTGCAGCAGGTATTGCCGATGAGTTTACAAAAAAAAATCTACCTATATTTGCACCAACAAAGGCTGCATCAAGACTTGAATCAAGCAAGTCGTGGGCTAAAGATTTTATGCTGCGCCATAAAATACCTACTGCTGAATATGGCGTCTTTAAAGATGCAGAGAGTGCTCTAAAATTTGCTGAAAAACTTGATTATCATCTAGTCGTCAAAGCTGATGGACTAGCATCTGGCAAAGGAGTCATTGTATGTGATGGAAAAGAGCAGACAGTCACATCGATAAGAGATATTCTTGGAGGCAAGTTCGGCGATGCTGGTACGCGCATACTAGTTGAAAAGCGTATAATGGGTCCAGAGATGTCGTTTATTGCAATATGTGATGGCGCAAATCATATTCCTCTTGCAACTAGCCAAGATCATAAACGCATTGGAGATGGTAACACTGGTCCAAATACAGGAGGAATGGGAGCATATTCGCCAGCTATAATTGATGAAAAACACGAAAAGATTCTCAATGAAATAATGGTAAAGACTGTAAATGGAATGAAATCTGAAGGCTATCCGTTTACTGGATTTTTATACGCTGGAGTGATCTTTGAAAACGATAAGCCATACGTTTTAGAATTTAATGTCCGAATGGGTGATCCTGAATGTCAGGCGATATTACCTCGCATGGATTTTGATCTCTTTGAATATATAGAGGCGTGTACAAAAGGCACTCTAGCAAAGATGCCATCTTTGAGGTGGAAACCTCAAAGTGCAGTTTGCGTGGTATTGGCATCATGCGGATATCCAAAAAAATTCCCTATAGGTGAACCAATAAATGGAATATTAAATGTGAAAGACTCTGTAAATGTTTACCATGCTGGAACCAAAAATGTAAACGGAGATATATTGACAAACGGTGGTAGAGTACTTGGAGTATCTGCATTGGGTAAAACGCTTGCCGATGCAGCATCTAGTGCATATGATGCATGTGCAAAGATAACGTGGCCTAGTAAATATTGCCGAACTGATATTGGAACTAGAAACTTTTAG
- a CDS encoding isoleucine--tRNA ligase: MTLDKFDLEEIEMQARKRLDGSELRTRLKTSRAGGPKMRFVEGPPTMNGTPHAGHMRGRVIKDLWFRYSTLCGADVKFVAGWDTQGLPVELQAEKELKITGGKKGIESFGIESLVKECKRLVQDYNKKWTSVDKQIGISFDYDSAYWTMYDEYIEREWKVLQRANERGILELDYTVIAYCPGCQTSLSHAEVNQRYEEVSDPSMYYKVRFKDNDAYAIVWTTMPFTMVTDAMIGFNPKGVYKFVKVGNETWIVGEEMLEDVMRAAKIDEYNEIKTEKGSFFEGIKYEHPLLDAIPELGKFVTEKGYHIAVAEEFVDTASGSGIVHLSPANGEEDIHIAEKRGIPVFCPIDEEVKFTKDAGEYAGLFVRDADKIIVEDLRSRGALVALHKKRHKYPLCWRSSHRIVWLARRGWFYKLEKLEELAVDAAKNVEYFYDQPKNRFLAIVGEKHPWCISRERYWGCPIPAWNCTDCGNTDWFYSREQIIQAASHLPDGKNFELHRPWIDRVRIKCSKCGSVNTNREPYVLDTWHNSGAAPFASANDLEYKESIPVPFLTEGIDQTRGWAYTLLIENVILSGKAQAPFASFLFQGHVLDEKGGKMSKSLGNVIDAAEMIKENSADLLRLYFTLKSSPIEPLSFSAKEMHTRSYQILSTLYHMHLYFEQNSTYDGYDPLKHTVSWAKENNLLQSPDVWILSKLQGLSKQISEHYSTCRFHEAARKIDEFVIGMLSQVYVPITRQEIWDESDSNKDRRLAIYATLGEILYSLNIMLHPICPFITDYLYGQVFGKKDNILLQLWPKVRDELVDKKTEDAFDILRLAISVGGAARMNGNLKRRWPLDDAIVYLPKGQKEQIEGHLELLRSLLNVEKVSVLEYIGDAGLEQLVGLQKVRAPILATAELNHKKIGPRAREFMPEMIDVFNSTDKQAMAEEISKNSRYVFLLGDNSHEVVITSDDVEFGFESKDDWCISKREGVIVSLSSNRSKEMMVRGLVKDLARRIQSLRKERGFSPTDVLDLVSITGLDDEQVHAISTKKKELGFLVRVRQIDFNDIDAQYKDEDIDGQKIRLAIQ; encoded by the coding sequence ATGACACTTGATAAATTTGATCTAGAGGAGATAGAGATGCAAGCTCGCAAGAGACTAGATGGATCGGAACTGCGCACTAGACTAAAGACCTCGAGGGCAGGTGGACCAAAGATGCGTTTTGTAGAAGGGCCACCCACAATGAATGGGACACCACATGCAGGTCATATGCGCGGTAGAGTGATAAAAGATCTTTGGTTCAGATATAGTACACTTTGTGGTGCAGATGTAAAATTTGTAGCAGGTTGGGATACGCAAGGACTTCCAGTAGAGTTGCAGGCAGAAAAGGAGTTAAAGATAACAGGTGGTAAAAAAGGCATAGAATCATTTGGTATAGAGTCTCTTGTTAAAGAATGCAAGCGTTTGGTACAAGATTACAACAAAAAATGGACAAGTGTGGATAAACAGATAGGCATCTCTTTTGATTATGATTCTGCATACTGGACAATGTATGATGAATATATCGAAAGAGAGTGGAAAGTTTTGCAACGAGCAAACGAGAGAGGAATATTGGAGTTGGATTATACGGTGATCGCATATTGTCCTGGATGTCAAACTTCGCTAAGCCATGCAGAGGTCAATCAGAGATATGAAGAGGTAAGTGACCCTTCAATGTACTACAAGGTAAGATTCAAAGATAACGATGCATATGCAATAGTGTGGACCACGATGCCTTTTACAATGGTCACCGATGCGATGATTGGATTTAATCCAAAAGGGGTGTACAAATTTGTCAAGGTTGGTAATGAGACATGGATAGTCGGCGAAGAGATGTTGGAAGATGTTATGAGGGCTGCAAAGATCGACGAATATAATGAGATTAAAACCGAAAAAGGATCCTTCTTTGAAGGCATAAAGTACGAGCATCCACTACTTGATGCTATACCCGAGCTTGGAAAATTTGTTACAGAGAAAGGGTATCATATCGCAGTAGCAGAAGAGTTTGTCGATACTGCAAGTGGTAGTGGAATCGTACATCTATCTCCTGCAAATGGAGAAGAGGATATACACATAGCCGAGAAGAGAGGTATTCCAGTATTTTGCCCCATAGATGAAGAGGTAAAATTTACAAAAGATGCAGGAGAGTATGCAGGTCTATTTGTGCGCGATGCTGACAAGATCATAGTAGAGGATCTGCGCTCGCGTGGCGCACTTGTTGCATTACACAAAAAAAGACACAAGTATCCACTCTGCTGGCGTTCTAGTCATCGTATCGTGTGGCTTGCTAGAAGAGGATGGTTTTACAAGCTTGAAAAACTTGAAGAGTTGGCAGTAGATGCGGCAAAAAATGTCGAATATTTTTATGATCAGCCAAAGAATCGATTTTTAGCAATTGTGGGCGAGAAACATCCATGGTGCATATCGCGCGAAAGGTATTGGGGGTGCCCAATTCCAGCATGGAACTGTACTGATTGTGGTAATACTGACTGGTTTTATTCACGTGAGCAGATAATCCAAGCAGCATCGCACCTTCCAGATGGCAAAAACTTTGAGCTGCATCGACCATGGATAGACCGTGTGAGAATAAAATGCTCAAAATGTGGCAGTGTAAATACGAATAGAGAGCCGTATGTGTTGGATACATGGCACAACAGCGGAGCTGCACCATTTGCATCTGCAAACGATCTAGAATACAAAGAATCGATTCCCGTACCATTTCTTACAGAAGGGATAGATCAGACACGTGGATGGGCATATACCCTACTGATAGAGAATGTCATACTAAGTGGTAAAGCTCAAGCTCCGTTTGCATCATTTCTGTTCCAAGGACATGTTCTTGATGAAAAAGGTGGTAAGATGAGCAAGAGTCTTGGAAATGTCATAGATGCAGCAGAGATGATAAAAGAAAATTCTGCAGATCTTTTGCGCCTATATTTTACTTTAAAGTCAAGCCCCATCGAACCATTAAGCTTTAGTGCAAAAGAGATGCACACTAGATCATATCAGATACTTAGTACTTTGTATCATATGCATCTGTATTTTGAACAAAATAGTACGTACGATGGATACGATCCGTTAAAGCATACTGTATCTTGGGCAAAAGAAAATAATCTGCTCCAGTCTCCAGATGTTTGGATATTATCAAAATTGCAGGGACTCTCAAAACAGATCAGTGAGCATTATTCTACTTGTCGTTTTCATGAAGCAGCACGTAAGATAGATGAGTTTGTGATCGGCATGTTGAGCCAAGTTTATGTTCCAATTACACGTCAAGAGATTTGGGACGAGAGTGATTCGAATAAAGATCGTAGACTAGCAATATATGCTACACTAGGAGAGATACTTTATTCTCTCAACATAATGTTACATCCAATCTGCCCGTTCATTACAGACTATCTTTATGGACAGGTATTTGGCAAAAAGGATAACATTCTACTTCAGCTATGGCCAAAGGTACGAGATGAACTTGTCGATAAAAAGACCGAAGATGCATTTGACATACTACGGCTAGCCATCTCAGTTGGTGGAGCTGCTAGAATGAACGGAAATTTAAAGCGAAGATGGCCTCTTGATGATGCCATCGTTTACCTTCCAAAAGGTCAAAAGGAGCAGATTGAAGGGCATTTGGAACTATTACGCTCACTTCTCAACGTAGAAAAAGTATCTGTTTTAGAGTATATAGGGGATGCAGGTTTGGAGCAGCTAGTCGGACTTCAAAAAGTAAGAGCTCCCATACTTGCAACAGCAGAACTCAATCACAAAAAGATAGGACCGCGTGCAAGAGAGTTTATGCCAGAGATGATAGATGTATTTAATTCGACAGATAAACAGGCAATGGCTGAAGAGATCTCAAAGAATTCAAGATATGTATTTCTGCTAGGTGATAACAGTCACGAGGTTGTGATAACCTCAGATGATGTAGAGTTTGGTTTTGAATCAAAAGATGATTGGTGTATATCCAAAAGAGAAGGTGTCATAGTATCTCTTTCTTCAAATAGAAGTAAAGAGATGATGGTGCGAGGTCTAGTAAAGGATCTTGCGCGTCGTATACAAAGCCTCAGAAAAGAGAGAGGTTTTAGTCCAACTGATGTACTAGATCTAGTCTCAATAACAGGTCTTGATGATGAGCAAGTACACGCCATCTCTACAAAAAAGAAAGAGCTTGGGTTTCTAGTTCGTGTAAGACAGATCGATTTTAATGATATAGACGCACAGTACAAAGATGAGGATATCGACGGTCAAAAAATACGGCTTGCTATACAATAA
- a CDS encoding succinate--CoA ligase: MRLLEFQAKEIFSQYGINLLKGTVSMDITKAKKYADEIGYPLVIKSQVPVGGRGKAGGIQVCKNSDELSIKYPQVMELEIKGEKARTILIEKMAEIKNEMYLSLFLNRSKRCYTVIASAEGGVEIESVRNQIIKKVGLGTVDTTTAKEIASEMGLERDVAENFVDILIKLSKLTVEKEVELAEINPLAVLADGRMVALDGKMVTDDNSNFRHKEMQKYQERSELEERAEKSGFALVELDGDIAVIGNGAGLVMSTLDMLSDNGGKPACFLDVGGGATTESVFEALTLIGKIGRVKGILVNLYGGIVKTTTVAAAFIQAYEKSVIDVPVFARLRGAESEKAKEMLAGTSTKLHDTVEEAINAAVMGTQR, from the coding sequence GTGAGACTGTTAGAATTTCAGGCAAAGGAGATTTTTTCCCAATATGGAATAAACCTGTTAAAAGGCACAGTATCTATGGACATAACCAAAGCCAAAAAGTATGCAGATGAGATTGGATACCCGTTGGTGATAAAATCACAGGTTCCAGTCGGTGGCAGAGGCAAGGCAGGTGGCATACAGGTATGCAAGAATAGTGACGAGTTGTCTATAAAATATCCCCAAGTGATGGAGCTAGAGATCAAAGGTGAAAAAGCACGCACAATACTGATTGAAAAGATGGCAGAGATAAAAAATGAAATGTATTTGTCATTGTTTTTGAATAGAAGTAAGAGATGTTATACTGTCATAGCATCAGCTGAAGGCGGAGTAGAGATCGAATCTGTAAGAAATCAAATAATAAAAAAAGTTGGTCTTGGCACAGTAGATACTACAACTGCCAAAGAGATAGCATCAGAGATGGGACTAGAAAGGGATGTTGCAGAAAATTTTGTAGATATTTTGATAAAACTTTCAAAACTTACAGTAGAAAAAGAGGTAGAGCTTGCAGAGATAAACCCGCTTGCAGTTCTTGCAGATGGCAGAATGGTGGCTCTCGATGGTAAAATGGTTACAGATGACAATTCAAACTTTAGACATAAAGAGATGCAAAAATATCAAGAGAGATCAGAGCTTGAAGAGCGCGCAGAGAAGAGTGGTTTTGCACTAGTTGAGCTTGATGGCGATATTGCAGTTATTGGTAACGGTGCAGGACTAGTAATGTCGACACTTGATATGCTATCTGATAACGGTGGCAAGCCAGCATGCTTTTTAGATGTTGGTGGCGGGGCCACTACGGAATCTGTTTTTGAAGCTCTCACTCTTATCGGAAAAATTGGTAGAGTCAAAGGCATCTTGGTAAATCTGTATGGAGGAATAGTAAAGACCACCACAGTTGCAGCTGCCTTTATTCAAGCATATGAAAAATCAGTAATTGATGTTCCCGTCTTTGCAAGACTACGTGGTGCTGAATCTGAAAAAGCAAAAGAGATGCTAGCTGGCACAAGTACAAAATTGCATGATACAGTAGAAGAGGCCATAAATGCGGCAGTGATGGGCACTCAAAGATGA
- a CDS encoding succinate--CoA ligase subunit alpha, whose product MINIMEELCGRASDVDYKKKKVIVQGITGKYGAHHAHLMIEYGTNIIAGVTPGKGGSKFKDTIPIYDNMEEAVKATGARISIVFVPAKFFLGAVTDALNAGIKLLIAIPEHVPIRDTLQMLELAKEKNATVIGPNTPGLIVPDIIKVGIMPASPFSLGDIVVISKSGTLLYEISNALTQSGFGQYITIGVGGDPVNGTRLVDAFEATKDLPKLRGIVIVGEIGGDAEEILAQRIIDTKFSKPVVAYIAGRAAPKEKRMGHAGAIVYGNYGSAESKVDMFGKANVPVAKRPEEIPVLLATKIGDRVD is encoded by the coding sequence ATGATCAACATTATGGAAGAGCTGTGCGGAAGAGCTAGCGATGTAGATTATAAAAAGAAAAAGGTCATAGTGCAGGGTATAACTGGCAAATATGGTGCACATCATGCTCACCTTATGATCGAGTATGGGACAAATATCATAGCTGGTGTTACTCCAGGTAAAGGTGGTTCAAAATTTAAAGATACTATTCCAATATATGACAACATGGAGGAGGCAGTAAAGGCTACAGGTGCTCGCATCTCGATCGTCTTTGTTCCAGCAAAGTTTTTTCTCGGTGCAGTCACAGATGCGTTGAATGCAGGAATAAAATTACTAATAGCAATACCAGAGCATGTTCCAATACGCGATACATTACAGATGCTAGAGTTGGCAAAAGAGAAGAATGCCACGGTGATAGGCCCAAATACTCCAGGTCTTATCGTGCCAGATATCATCAAAGTTGGCATAATGCCTGCAAGCCCGTTTAGTTTAGGAGATATTGTAGTAATATCAAAGAGTGGTACACTTTTGTATGAGATCTCAAATGCGCTCACGCAATCTGGCTTTGGTCAATACATAACAATAGGTGTGGGTGGAGATCCAGTAAACGGTACAAGACTAGTCGATGCATTTGAAGCTACAAAAGATCTGCCAAAATTGCGAGGCATTGTAATTGTAGGAGAGATTGGTGGAGATGCTGAAGAGATTCTCGCACAAAGGATAATCGATACAAAATTTTCAAAGCCCGTAGTAGCATATATTGCTGGCAGGGCAGCGCCAAAGGAGAAACGGATGGGACATGCAGGTGCCATCGTGTATGGTAACTATGGTTCTGCAGAATCAAAGGTAGATATGTTTGGTAAAGCCAATGTTCCTGTAGCAAAACGCCCCGAAGAGATCCCAGTATTACTAGCTACAAAGATCGGAGATAGAGTCGATTAG
- a CDS encoding Transposase, which translates to MREIHETLQYKNPKKEFIAFGKCLKKILNDSHDAVDIRDKSDVIKKLERRLSSLLSKKYTEKNCIRFVKRLKREQDMLFTFLKTGTDSHNNTAERAIRPNVVIRKITNGHRTDDGATSHKILMSVKETCRQRNLNFHDYMMQYLVDGTSKL; encoded by the coding sequence ATGAGAGAAATTCATGAGACTCTACAGTATAAAAATCCCAAAAAAGAGTTTATTGCTTTTGGAAAATGTTTGAAAAAGATCCTAAATGACTCACATGATGCTGTAGACATTCGTGATAAATCAGATGTTATAAAAAAACTCGAGCGTCGTTTATCGTCTCTTTTATCCAAAAAATATACAGAAAAGAATTGTATCAGATTTGTCAAACGTCTAAAACGTGAACAAGACATGCTTTTCACGTTCTTGAAGACTGGAACTGATTCACATAACAATACTGCCGAGAGAGCGATTAGACCAAACGTGGTAATACGAAAGATTACAAACGGTCATCGAACAGATGATGGCGCTACATCACACAAGATATTGATGAGTGTAAAGGAGACATGTAGACAACGAAATCTAAACTTTCATGACTATATGATGCAATATCTTGTGGATGGTACTTCAAAACTCTAG
- a CDS encoding Transposase: MDQKSCHVCGNKLSKIVHKYTRIVEDIIPAQVCNTEYTISRRYCKCCKKTITPKIHTALPNERFGIRLAAFLIVLKTLGLSYQKISQLLEMIYGIHMNESTINHAVKKTATAFGPLYEQMIRDLKTELNIHGDETSWRINGKNHWLWVFVGKWTTIYEIDKSRGRIAPMRVLKGYTDK, encoded by the coding sequence GTGGATCAAAAATCATGTCATGTCTGCGGAAACAAACTATCCAAAATTGTGCACAAATACACACGTATAGTAGAAGATATTATTCCAGCACAGGTATGCAATACTGAATATACGATATCTAGAAGATATTGTAAATGTTGCAAAAAAACAATCACACCAAAAATCCATACTGCATTACCAAATGAAAGATTTGGAATACGACTAGCAGCATTTTTAATTGTACTCAAAACACTTGGATTATCATATCAAAAAATATCCCAACTATTAGAAATGATATACGGCATACACATGAATGAATCTACCATAAATCACGCAGTAAAAAAAACTGCTACAGCATTTGGCCCATTATATGAACAGATGATAAGAGATCTAAAAACCGAGTTGAATATACATGGGGATGAGACTAGCTGGCGCATCAACGGGAAGAATCATTGGTTGTGGGTATTTGTTGGAAAATGGACGACCATATATGAGATTGACAAATCACGTGGTAGAATAGCTCCAATGAGAGTGTTAAAAGGATACACTGACAAGTGA
- a CDS encoding Transposase → MDQKSCHVCGNKLSKIVHKYTRIVEDIIPAQVCNTEYTISRRYCKCCKKTITPKIHTALPNERFGIRLAALLIVLKTLGLSYQKISQLLEMIYGIHMNESTINHAVKKTATAFGPLYEQMIRDLKTELNIHGDETSWRINGKNHWLWAFVGKWTTIYEIDKSRGRIAPMRVLKGYTDK, encoded by the coding sequence GTGGATCAAAAATCATGTCATGTCTGTGGAAACAAACTATCCAAAATTGTGCACAAATACACACGTATAGTAGAAGATATTATTCCAGCACAGGTATGCAATACTGAATATACGATATCTAGAAGATATTGTAAATGTTGCAAAAAAACAATAACACCAAAAATCCATACTGCATTACCAAATGAAAGATTTGGAATCAGACTAGCAGCACTTTTAATTGTACTCAAAACACTTGGATTATCATATCAAAAAATATCCCAACTATTAGAAATGATATACGGCATACACATGAATGAATCTACCATAAATCACGCAGTAAAAAAAACTGCTACAGCATTTGGCCCATTATATGAACAGATGATAAGAGATCTAAAAACCGAGTTGAATATACATGGGGATGAGACTAGCTGGCGCATCAACGGGAAGAATCATTGGTTGTGGGCATTTGTTGGAAAATGGACTACCATATATGAGATTGACAAATCACGTGGTAGAATAGCTCCAATGAGAGTGTTAAAAGGATACACTGACAAGTGA
- a CDS encoding Transposase: MREIHETLQYKNPKKEFIAFGKCLKKILNDSHDAVNIHDKSDVIHKLERRLSSLLSKKYTEKNCIRFVKRLKREQDMLFTFLKTGTDSHNNTAERAIRPNVVIRKITNGHRTDDGATSHKILMSVKETCRQRNLNFHDYMMQYLVDGTSKL; encoded by the coding sequence ATGAGAGAAATTCATGAGACTCTACAGTATAAAAATCCCAAAAAAGAGTTTATTGCTTTTGGAAAATGTTTGAAAAAGATCCTAAATGACTCACATGATGCTGTAAATATTCATGATAAATCAGATGTTATACACAAACTCGAGCGTCGTTTATCGTCTCTTTTATCCAAAAAATATACAGAAAAGAATTGTATCAGATTTGTCAAACGTCTAAAGCGTGAACAAGACATGCTTTTCACGTTCTTGAAGACTGGAACTGATTCACATAACAATACTGCCGAGAGAGCGATTAGACCAAACGTGGTAATACGAAAGATTACAAACGGTCATCGAACAGATGATGGCGCTACATCACACAAGATATTGATGAGTGTAAAGGAGACATGTAGACAACGAAATCTAAACTTTCATGACTATATGATGCAATATCTTGTGGATGGTACTTCAAAACTCTAG